In Candidatus Thermoplasmatota archaeon, a genomic segment contains:
- the mtnP gene encoding S-methyl-5'-thioadenosine phosphorylase produces the protein MSLNIGIIGGSGLYNMGIMNAREEISVTTPFGKPSDKITLGKIAGVDIAFLPRHGKGHIFPPHKVNYRANIFALKELGVEYLVSTAAVGSLKKELKPCDFVIADQLIDRSFKRSTTFFEDGIVAHVGFADPFCTTLSDIAYDVIKKENIPVHRGTYICMEGPQFSTRAESRLYRSWNVDVIGMTLAPEAKLAREAEMCLCGILTVTDYDCWYEGEKDVSVASVVENLKKNDANIATIIKKLIPKIQYKRTCECAHALEHSILTSPDLIKKNADPKVAQVLLKRFIQ, from the coding sequence ATGTCTCTTAACATCGGCATTATCGGTGGAAGCGGTCTATATAATATGGGTATTATGAATGCACGAGAAGAAATCTCTGTTACTACGCCCTTTGGAAAACCTTCTGATAAAATCACCCTTGGAAAAATAGCTGGAGTTGACATTGCGTTTCTCCCACGGCATGGAAAAGGGCACATCTTTCCACCCCATAAAGTAAACTATCGAGCAAATATCTTTGCCCTCAAAGAACTCGGCGTTGAATACCTTGTTTCAACTGCAGCAGTCGGCAGTCTGAAAAAAGAATTAAAACCCTGTGATTTTGTCATCGCTGATCAACTCATTGACCGGAGTTTTAAGCGATCAACCACGTTTTTTGAAGACGGAATCGTAGCTCATGTCGGTTTTGCAGACCCGTTTTGTACAACATTATCAGATATTGCGTATGATGTCATCAAAAAAGAAAACATTCCTGTTCATCGAGGAACCTATATCTGCATGGAAGGACCACAATTTTCAACCCGTGCAGAATCAAGACTGTACCGAAGCTGGAATGTTGATGTGATCGGCATGACGCTAGCTCCTGAAGCAAAACTAGCACGAGAAGCAGAGATGTGCCTTTGTGGGATTCTTACGGTTACTGATTATGACTGCTGGTACGAAGGAGAAAAAGATGTTAGTGTTGCTTCTGTTGTTGAGAATCTTAAAAAAAATGATGCAAATATTGCAACGATTATCAAAAAACTTATTCCCAAGATACAGTATAAACGAACCTGTGAATGTGCACATGCTCTTGAGCACAGTATTTTAACATCACCTGATCTTATCAAAAAAAATGCAGATCCAAAGGTAGCTCAAGTACTTCTCAAAAGATTCATTCAATAA
- a CDS encoding ferritin family protein yields MPINPINIEKIKPEDVDKEIIRAAIIAELDAINLYEEMAALAKQASIKKVLLDVAFEEKEHVGEFQALLVKYDKEQGEALEEGKKEVEELTS; encoded by the coding sequence ATTCCAATCAATCCAATCAATATAGAGAAAATTAAACCTGAAGATGTTGATAAAGAAATCATCCGAGCAGCGATCATTGCTGAGCTTGATGCAATTAATCTCTATGAGGAGATGGCAGCACTTGCTAAACAAGCAAGCATCAAAAAAGTATTACTCGATGTTGCTTTTGAAGAAAAAGAACATGTTGGTGAGTTTCAAGCATTACTGGTAAAGTATGACAAAGAACAAGGAGAGGCTTTAGAGGAAGGTAAAAAAGAAGTAGAAGAGTTAACAAGCTGA
- the mgtA gene encoding magnesium-translocating P-type ATPase, whose protein sequence is MSSYLAKNKTGAVFIVPFQDLKNKYTIKKITHNGNQKQNVIETEFITSPIELLFEKFQTSLNGLSYVDVEKRLEQYGYNSVLKKKKRTALVQFLSKFTNPLVIVLLIIAAFSLYFGEPFNALVVTLMAIISVFISFLQEYRAGKEAEKLSEMVRATATVIRNGKSREVKIREIVPGDIVDLFAGDMIPADLRIISCKDLFINQASLTGESFPAEKTAGPIQPKGNSPSELTNIAFMGTSVISGTGLGLVIKTGLSTQFGEVSQKIAARHIETSFDKGIRSFTWLMIRLMLVLVITIFAINAVLKGDFVEAFLFSIAVAVGLTPEMLPMLVAINLSKGAIMMAKKQVIVKRLNSIQNFGAMDVLCTDKTGTLTMDKIVLEKHCDVVGKEDEDVLRLAYINSYYQTGLKNLLDKAILKHEKLLVKQYTKIDEIPFDFSRKIMSVVVTVNGTHRIISKGAPEQIFTRCSHYEIDGKIQQITEDVLEKLKSEYDSLSLQGFRVLAIAYKDIIDKKEIYSRDDEINLILKGYVAFLDPPKPTVKKTIETIKKLGIELKVLTGDNEFVTKNICSQIGLDIHNVYTGDMIDKLTDEELREVVETTTVFVRLSPLQKGRIVDALRKNNHIVGYLGDGINDAPALKAADVGISVDNAVDIAKESADIILQKKSLMVLGDGVIEGRKTFGNIVKYIKMGASSNFGNMISMTGASIFLPFLPMLPTQILVNNFLYDMSQTSIPTDSVDDEYLRKPRPWNVRSIKRFMLLIGPVSSIFDFVTFGVLWFGFHAQQPVFATGWFLESLCTQTLVIHVIRTGKIPFIESRPSRFLLLTSIFIIIIGLILPFSPLAELLSFVIPPPLFFLALFVIVLAYLITVQFVKSIVVKKYGYD, encoded by the coding sequence ATTTCATCATATCTGGCTAAAAATAAAACGGGGGCAGTTTTTATAGTTCCTTTCCAGGATTTAAAAAATAAATACACTATAAAGAAAATTACGCATAATGGTAATCAAAAACAGAATGTCATCGAAACAGAATTTATAACATCACCAATAGAACTACTTTTTGAAAAATTTCAAACCTCGTTAAATGGTTTATCTTATGTTGATGTAGAAAAACGTCTCGAACAATATGGTTACAATTCGGTGTTGAAGAAAAAGAAACGTACAGCACTCGTTCAATTTCTCTCTAAATTTACAAACCCTTTAGTCATTGTTCTATTAATCATTGCTGCTTTTTCTTTGTATTTCGGAGAGCCGTTCAATGCGCTTGTAGTAACGCTCATGGCGATTATCAGTGTATTCATCTCATTTTTGCAAGAATATCGCGCAGGAAAAGAAGCAGAAAAGTTAAGCGAGATGGTTCGCGCAACAGCTACTGTGATTCGAAATGGAAAATCACGTGAAGTTAAAATCAGAGAAATTGTACCAGGAGATATAGTTGATTTATTTGCTGGTGATATGATTCCAGCAGATCTTCGGATCATTTCTTGTAAAGATTTATTCATCAACCAAGCATCATTAACCGGTGAATCATTTCCTGCTGAAAAAACTGCAGGGCCAATACAGCCAAAAGGCAATTCGCCTTCAGAGTTGACTAATATTGCGTTTATGGGAACCAGTGTTATCAGCGGTACCGGTTTAGGATTGGTTATTAAGACAGGGCTTTCAACGCAATTTGGCGAGGTATCACAAAAAATTGCAGCACGACATATCGAGACGAGTTTTGACAAAGGAATTCGATCGTTCACATGGCTGATGATTCGACTCATGCTTGTTCTCGTTATCACAATTTTTGCTATTAACGCAGTTTTAAAAGGTGATTTCGTCGAAGCATTCCTGTTCTCGATAGCGGTAGCTGTCGGCCTAACTCCTGAGATGCTTCCCATGCTTGTAGCCATCAACCTATCCAAAGGAGCAATCATGATGGCAAAAAAACAAGTGATTGTTAAGCGTCTGAACTCAATTCAAAATTTTGGTGCAATGGATGTTTTATGTACTGATAAAACAGGTACTTTAACCATGGATAAAATTGTCTTAGAGAAACATTGCGATGTTGTCGGCAAAGAAGATGAAGACGTACTTAGACTTGCATATATTAATAGTTACTATCAAACTGGGTTAAAAAACTTGTTAGATAAAGCGATTTTAAAACATGAAAAATTACTCGTGAAGCAATACACGAAAATCGATGAAATACCCTTTGATTTTTCCAGAAAGATTATGTCTGTTGTTGTGACGGTTAATGGAACGCACCGCATTATATCCAAAGGAGCACCTGAACAAATTTTCACTCGATGTTCCCACTACGAAATCGATGGAAAAATTCAGCAGATAACCGAAGATGTTCTTGAGAAATTAAAAAGTGAATATGACTCTCTTAGCCTTCAGGGATTTCGGGTTCTTGCAATCGCTTACAAAGACATTATCGATAAAAAAGAAATATATTCACGAGATGATGAGATAAATTTGATTCTGAAAGGATATGTTGCGTTTCTTGATCCACCAAAACCCACCGTGAAAAAAACTATTGAAACGATTAAAAAATTAGGTATTGAACTCAAGGTTTTAACCGGTGATAATGAGTTTGTTACAAAAAATATCTGTAGTCAAATCGGTCTGGACATTCACAATGTGTATACCGGTGACATGATTGATAAGTTAACAGATGAAGAACTCAGAGAAGTTGTAGAGACAACCACCGTATTTGTACGATTATCCCCCTTGCAGAAAGGACGAATTGTTGATGCATTACGGAAAAATAATCATATCGTTGGATATCTTGGTGACGGAATCAATGATGCTCCTGCGCTCAAAGCCGCTGATGTTGGCATCTCAGTTGATAACGCAGTGGACATCGCTAAGGAGTCTGCTGATATTATCCTACAAAAGAAAAGCCTTATGGTTCTTGGCGACGGTGTTATTGAAGGAAGAAAAACATTCGGAAACATCGTTAAATATATCAAGATGGGGGCAAGTTCTAATTTTGGGAACATGATCAGTATGACTGGAGCAAGCATCTTTCTCCCGTTTCTCCCCATGTTGCCTACCCAGATTCTCGTAAACAATTTTCTCTATGATATGTCACAAACAAGCATTCCGACTGATTCTGTTGATGATGAATATCTAAGAAAACCACGACCTTGGAACGTTCGATCAATCAAACGTTTCATGCTTCTCATCGGTCCGGTGAGCTCGATTTTTGATTTTGTCACCTTTGGTGTCCTCTGGTTTGGTTTTCATGCACAACAACCAGTATTTGCTACTGGTTGGTTTTTAGAATCCCTATGCACCCAGACGTTAGTAATTCATGTGATTCGTACAGGAAAGATACCTTTTATCGAGAGTCGACCGAGTAGATTTTTATTGCTTACATCAATTTTTATTATCATTATTGGGCTTATTCTACCATTTTCACCGTTAGCAGAATTACTCAGTTTCGTTATTCCTCCGCCCTTGTTTTTCTTAGCGCTTTTTGTAATTGTTCTTGCATATCTCATTACTGTTCAATTTGTAAAGAGTATTGTTGTGAAAAAGTACGGATATGACTAA
- a CDS encoding flavodoxin domain-containing protein, whose protein sequence is MKYVIVYWSRYGNGKKIVERLSEKLKERKADIQILTTDEVNPSALPPADTYIFSAPTEAYTITRNMKKIMKKLQGVDGKKYGIINTHAMKKNWLPQMEKLLSKKNMIKIAEVDFLVQGDGVQKGHGLAPGWEAKLDEFAQKL, encoded by the coding sequence ATGAAATATGTCATTGTTTATTGGTCCCGGTATGGCAATGGGAAAAAAATTGTTGAACGTCTTTCAGAGAAACTGAAAGAAAGAAAAGCTGATATTCAGATTTTGACAACAGATGAAGTAAATCCTTCTGCGTTACCACCAGCAGACACCTATATCTTCTCAGCACCTACAGAAGCATACACCATCACGAGAAATATGAAAAAAATTATGAAAAAACTTCAGGGTGTTGATGGGAAAAAATATGGTATTATTAATACCCATGCGATGAAAAAAAACTGGTTGCCACAAATGGAAAAACTCCTTTCGAAAAAAAATATGATAAAGATTGCAGAAGTTGATTTTCTTGTTCAAGGAGATGGTGTTCAAAAAGGACATGGGTTAGCTCCTGGCTGGGAAGCAAAACTTGATGAATTTGCACAAAAACTCTAA